In Gopherus flavomarginatus isolate rGopFla2 chromosome 1, rGopFla2.mat.asm, whole genome shotgun sequence, a single genomic region encodes these proteins:
- the LOC127048181 gene encoding olfactory receptor 52K1-like, which produces MPQEDNLSGSNSTGTDPSVFFLTGIPGLEALHLWISIPFSSVFIVALLGNCTLLYVIKTEPSLHKPMFYFLTMLAVIDLVLSTTTMPKILSIFWFNSREISFNACLVQMFFLHSFSIMQSALLLAMAFDRYEAICNPLRYATILTNSVIAKIGLAALARALLLVIPVPFLLRKLPYCRSHVISHCYCEHMAVVNLACADTRFNNIYGIIVALFIVGLDLMFISLSYVKILRVVLSLASKEEQLKALGTCGSHLCAILVVYTPVVLSSTIYRFGHHVAPHVHILMANFYLLFPPMMNPIIYGVKTKQIRYRVLLLVRWKSS; this is translated from the coding sequence ATGCCACAAGAAGATAACCTGTCAGGTTCCAACAGCACAGGCACTGATCCTTCTGTGTTCTTCCTGACGGGCATCCCAGGGCTGGAAGCTCTGCacctctggatctccatccccttctcctCAGTCTTCATTGTGGCCCTTCTAGGAAACTGCACCCTCCTGTATGTTATCAAGACAGAGCCCTCCCTACACAAGCCCATGTTCTATTTCCTCACCATGCTGGCCGTGATCGATCTGGTTTTATCCACAACCACCATGCCGAAAattctgagcatcttctggtttaaTTCCAGGGAGATCAGCTTTAACGCCTGCCTGGTGCAGATGTTTTTCCTTCACTCCTTCTCCATCATGCAGTCTGCTCTGTTGCTGGCCATGGCCTTCGACAGGTACGAGGCCATTTGCAATCCCCTCAGGTACGCCACCATCCTGACCAATTCAGTGATAGCAAAGATCGGGCTGGCGGCTTTGGCCCGGGCTCTACTGCTAGTGATCCCTGTGCCCTTCCTCCTCAGGAAGCTGCCCTACTGCCGGTCCCATGTCATCTCCCATTGTTACTGTGAGCACATGGCCGTGGTCAATCTGGCCTGTGCCGACACCAGGTTCAATAACATCTATGGGATCATTGTAGCTCTCTTCATTGTGGGGCTGGATCTGATGTTCATCTCCCTATCGTATGTCAAAATCCTAAGGGTTGTCTTAAGCCTGGCATCCAAGGAAGAGCAGCTCAAGGCTTTGGGAACCTGTGGCTCCCACCTTTGTGCCATCTTAGTGGTCTACACACCAGTGGTCCTTTCCTCAACAATATACAGGTTCGGCCACCATGTCGCCCCACATGTACACATCTTGATGGCCAATTTCTACCTCCTCTTTCCTCCCATGATGAACCCCATCATATATGGTGTGAAAACGAAACAGATTCGTTACCGGGTGCTTCTCTTGGTCCGATGGAAAAGCTCCTAG